Below is a genomic region from Pirellulales bacterium.
CCGTGCGCGGTGTCGAAGCCCATGCTCACCAGGTCGGGGATCTTTTTGACGTCGACGATCAGTTCGGCATCGCGCAATCCCTCGCGTAATTGCACAAGGATATCAGTGCCGCCGGCCAGAATCTTCGCCTTGTCCCCGCGCGACGCTAGCAAGCCAACAGCCTCGTCGACACTGAGTGCCGCGGCGTATTCAATTTCTTTCAAAGTTCTTCGAACTCCAGCAGATGACCCAGGAATAGTTTGCGGTGCCGCCCGCGGGTAAACCGCGAGCGTCTGAACGTGCCGGGGCGTGCGCGCTGCGATGGGGGGCTAGGCCTGCGATCCGCAATACCGAATTTGACGGCCCCCACGGATGACTGTCAAGCGCTGGGTTGCTTGGCCGCGAGAGGGCCGATCCGCCCCGAGCTTGCACAATACTTAGGCCAGTGAGTCACCAGGGCCATCGTGCATTTGCGCATTTTACGTGGATTCGGCCGTCGGAAAGTGCAGACCGTTACCCTGCCCGACCCTCGGGTCTGATGGTAGTTGTCCGTATGGTAGACGGATACAATTAGGCGGACGCCCCACGCGCGCGTTCTCCCTTCACCAAAAAATCGCCCACGCCCTAGGAGGTCGATCATGGCCACCACGACCGAAACCACCATCGCCCCGAAGATTCGCCAGACGCAATGCTTCATTGGCGGCAAATGGGTCGCCGCCAAGAGCGGCAAGACCTTCGATACCGTCAATCCGGCCACGGAAGAGGTCATTGCCAAAGTGGCCGAAGGGGATGCCGCCGACGTCGACCTGGCGGTGGCCTCGGCCCGCGATGCGCTGGAACACGGTCCGTGGGGCAAGATGGACGCTCGCGACCGCGGCCGGCTGATGTACAAGTTGGCCGATCTGATTGAGGAAGAACTGAACGAGCTAGCCTCGCTGGAAACACTCGACAATGGCAAGCCGATTCGCGACGCGCGCGCCGCCGACTTGCCGCTGACGATCGATTGCCTGCGCTATTACGCCGGATTCGCCGACAAGATCCACGGCCAGACGATTCCGGTGCGCGGCAACTACTTCACCTATACGCGGCGCGAGCCGGTGGGCGTAGTGGGACAGATCATTCCCTGGAACTTCCCCATGCTGATGACAGCTTGGAAGTGGGGACCGGCGTTGGCCGCCGGCTGCACGGTCGTGATGAAGCCGGCCGAGCAGACGCCGCTGACCTGCCTGCGAATGGCCAAGTTGGCGCAGGAAGCCGGCATCCCCGACGGTG
It encodes:
- a CDS encoding aldehyde dehydrogenase family protein, which produces MATTTETTIAPKIRQTQCFIGGKWVAAKSGKTFDTVNPATEEVIAKVAEGDAADVDLAVASARDALEHGPWGKMDARDRGRLMYKLADLIEEELNELASLETLDNGKPIRDARAADLPLTIDCLRYYAGFADKIHGQTIPVRGNYFTYTRREPVGVVGQIIPWNFPMLMTAWKWGPALAAGCTVVMKPAEQTPLTCLRMAKLAQEAGIPDGVINVIPGYGPTAGASIVKHRGVDKVAFTGEHKTAQIIMSDASQTLKRLTFELGGKSPNIVFADA